In one window of Haloterrigena salifodinae DNA:
- a CDS encoding TetR/AcrR family transcriptional regulator, whose protein sequence is MGAPDPFESSPDETRGEMMRATYEALRKHGYSDLTIQRIGDEFPKSKSLIYQHYDGKDDLLVAFLEFLLERFKMDVPSGDDFEDARDHLLTLVEQPLTEPDDEHVDFLGAMAALRGQAPFDEAYREQFADTDAFFREHVADIVRGGIEQGVFREVDPERTAAFISATIDGAQSQYVTTGNEAAVDDARHELTEYVRRRLVVDGEDGS, encoded by the coding sequence ATGGGCGCACCCGATCCATTCGAGTCCTCCCCCGACGAGACCCGCGGCGAGATGATGCGAGCGACCTACGAGGCGCTCCGGAAACACGGCTACTCGGACCTGACGATCCAGCGCATCGGCGACGAGTTCCCCAAGAGCAAGTCGCTCATCTACCAGCACTACGACGGCAAGGACGACCTGCTCGTGGCCTTCCTCGAGTTCCTCCTCGAGCGGTTCAAGATGGACGTGCCGTCGGGCGACGACTTCGAGGACGCCCGCGACCACCTCTTGACGCTCGTCGAGCAACCCTTGACGGAACCGGACGACGAGCACGTCGACTTCCTCGGCGCGATGGCCGCGCTCCGCGGGCAGGCGCCGTTCGACGAGGCCTACCGCGAGCAGTTCGCGGACACCGACGCGTTCTTCCGCGAGCACGTCGCCGACATCGTCCGCGGCGGGATCGAGCAGGGAGTCTTCCGGGAGGTCGATCCGGAGCGGACGGCCGCGTTCATCTCGGCGACGATCGACGGCGCGCAGTCCCAGTACGTGACGACCGGCAACGAAGCGGCGGTCGACGACGCGCGCCACGAACTGACCGAGTACGTCCGCCGGCGACTGGTCGTCGACGGCGAGGACGGTTCGTAA
- a CDS encoding ABC transporter permease, translating into MSAETGSETGTEPAGTGAAGGRKTSGNGFARDTWIVLKRWLIKTVRNPFVMTSSLLNPIVFLVLFTEVFGGITQGTVSQSLGTEASYVTYLVPAIAIQTALIAATTSGIGQVDDIENGMFEKMLVSPMHRGAVFLGKSLSEIIRIVAQVSIILALGYVLLYLDTGASPGEYVQTGFLGAVGIVLVAILFSIWFTAISNVVALITRDQESTIIAVNVLQFPLLFLSSAFVPIEALPEWVQTIAALNPITYGVDAARALMFGQDVMTVLEVSAFGGMWNTLVPALAVLGALDLVLGAVAVHFLNSASSSDVQ; encoded by the coding sequence ATGAGCGCCGAAACGGGGAGCGAAACCGGAACCGAACCCGCCGGCACCGGAGCCGCCGGCGGCCGGAAGACGAGCGGCAACGGGTTCGCCAGGGACACCTGGATCGTCCTGAAGCGGTGGCTGATCAAGACCGTCCGGAACCCGTTCGTGATGACCTCCTCGCTGTTGAACCCGATCGTCTTCCTCGTCCTGTTCACGGAGGTGTTCGGCGGCATCACGCAGGGGACCGTCAGCCAGAGCCTCGGCACGGAGGCGAGCTACGTCACCTATCTGGTGCCGGCGATCGCGATCCAGACGGCGCTGATCGCCGCGACGACCTCCGGTATCGGGCAGGTCGACGACATCGAGAACGGCATGTTCGAGAAGATGCTCGTCTCCCCGATGCACCGCGGCGCGGTGTTCCTCGGAAAGTCCCTCTCGGAGATCATCCGGATCGTCGCGCAGGTCTCGATCATTCTCGCGCTCGGCTACGTGCTCCTCTATCTGGACACGGGCGCCTCGCCCGGCGAGTACGTCCAGACCGGGTTCCTCGGCGCCGTCGGGATCGTCCTCGTCGCCATCCTGTTCTCGATCTGGTTCACCGCCATCTCGAACGTGGTGGCGCTGATCACCCGCGATCAGGAGTCGACGATCATCGCCGTGAACGTGTTGCAGTTCCCCCTCTTGTTCCTCTCGAGCGCGTTCGTCCCGATCGAGGCGCTCCCGGAGTGGGTCCAGACGATCGCCGCGCTCAACCCGATCACCTACGGCGTCGACGCCGCCCGCGCCCTGATGTTCGGCCAAGACGTCATGACGGTCCTCGAGGTGTCGGCGTTCGGCGGCATGTGGAACACCCTCGTCCCCGCGCTGGCGGTGCTCGGTGCGCTGGACCTCGTGCTGGGGGCCGTCGCCGTCCACTTCCTGAACAGCGCCTCGAGTTCCGACGTGCAGTAG
- a CDS encoding acyl-CoA synthetase, translating into MVPEHNMPDYEQLRDGFAWEDIEEAADWDTPGELNVAHEVCDRHAENKEKVALYQVSEDGELTTTTFWELAEATNRFANVLEDLGIERGDRVFSYMPRIPEHYVALIGTLKRGAVFGGINERFGPDGISYRLSDCDATAIVTTADNRDTVADALEDAPSVEHVIVVSDDGRGIRRGDVSYRAAMETASREYEPADTGAEDDALLYYTSGTTGLAKGVLHKHRWVLGVAATQKYAVDLQEGDCYWSTGDLGWLTGPINTLGAWFWGTALFTYEGEFDPEAWADLLDTYPITVLFSVPTAYRMLREHEDILEDVSLDLRHALSIGEPLSAGVVEWGEETLGVTVHDTYGQTETGNMIINNYPTMEVRPGSMGKPLPGIEAAVVDPETGEVLGPGETGEIAQRGDYPCFFAEYWEKPDKTADCFVDGPDGEWYLSGDLAHLDEDGYFWFEGRADDVILSSGYRIGPFEVESSLGEHEAVAEAAVVPKPHRERGNIVKAYIVPSEGATPSEELKEDIRNHVKEELSAHEYPREIEFRNELPKTVTGKIRRTELQDEVEEEAEMA; encoded by the coding sequence ATGGTACCAGAACACAATATGCCCGACTACGAGCAGCTGCGAGACGGCTTCGCCTGGGAGGACATCGAGGAGGCGGCCGACTGGGACACGCCCGGGGAACTGAACGTCGCCCACGAGGTCTGTGACCGCCACGCCGAGAACAAGGAAAAAGTCGCGCTCTATCAGGTGAGCGAGGACGGCGAGTTGACCACGACGACCTTCTGGGAACTCGCCGAGGCGACGAACCGATTCGCGAACGTCCTCGAGGACCTCGGGATCGAGCGGGGCGACCGCGTCTTCTCGTATATGCCGCGGATCCCCGAACACTACGTCGCGCTGATCGGGACGCTCAAGCGCGGGGCCGTCTTCGGCGGGATCAACGAGCGGTTCGGCCCCGACGGCATCTCCTATCGGTTGTCGGACTGCGACGCGACGGCGATCGTGACGACCGCCGATAATCGGGACACCGTCGCGGACGCGCTCGAGGACGCACCCTCGGTCGAGCACGTCATCGTCGTCAGCGACGACGGGCGAGGAATCCGGCGGGGCGACGTCAGCTACCGCGCGGCGATGGAGACCGCGAGCCGCGAGTACGAACCGGCCGACACCGGCGCCGAGGACGACGCGCTGCTGTACTACACCAGCGGGACGACCGGACTGGCCAAGGGCGTCCTGCACAAACACCGGTGGGTGCTGGGCGTCGCGGCCACCCAGAAGTACGCCGTCGACCTGCAGGAGGGCGACTGCTACTGGTCGACGGGCGATCTGGGCTGGTTGACCGGCCCGATCAACACGCTCGGCGCCTGGTTCTGGGGGACCGCCCTGTTCACCTACGAGGGCGAGTTCGACCCCGAGGCGTGGGCCGACCTGCTCGACACCTATCCAATCACCGTGCTGTTCTCCGTGCCGACCGCCTACCGCATGCTCCGGGAACACGAGGACATCCTCGAGGACGTCTCGCTGGACCTGCGCCACGCGCTCTCGATCGGGGAACCGCTCTCGGCCGGCGTCGTCGAGTGGGGCGAGGAGACGCTGGGCGTCACCGTCCACGACACCTACGGCCAGACAGAGACTGGCAACATGATCATCAACAACTACCCGACGATGGAGGTCCGGCCGGGTTCGATGGGGAAACCGCTGCCCGGCATCGAGGCCGCCGTCGTGGACCCGGAGACGGGCGAGGTGCTCGGTCCCGGCGAAACGGGCGAGATCGCCCAGCGCGGGGACTACCCCTGCTTCTTCGCGGAGTACTGGGAGAAGCCCGACAAGACCGCGGACTGCTTCGTCGACGGGCCGGATGGTGAATGGTATCTCTCGGGCGACCTGGCTCATCTGGACGAGGACGGCTACTTCTGGTTTGAGGGCCGGGCCGACGACGTCATCCTCTCGTCGGGCTACCGGATCGGCCCCTTCGAGGTCGAGAGCTCGCTCGGCGAACACGAGGCCGTCGCCGAGGCGGCCGTCGTCCCGAAACCCCACCGGGAGCGGGGCAACATCGTGAAGGCCTACATCGTCCCCAGCGAGGGTGCGACCCCCTCCGAGGAGCTGAAGGAGGACATCCGGAATCACGTCAAAGAGGAGCTCTCGGCCCACGAGTACCCCCGCGAGATCGAGTTCCGCAATGAACTGCCGAAGACGGTCACCGGGAAGATCCGCCGGACGGAGCTACAGGACGAGGTCGAGGAGGAGGCCGAGATGGCCTGA
- a CDS encoding tryptophanase, with the protein MVAYKTKVAERIHLPSRDRRERALAEAGYNVFNLDAEDVFVDLLTDSGTGAMSDAQWAAVMRGDESYAGSRSFDELESAVRDVMGFSRVVPTHQGRGAENVLYGTLLSEGDVALNNTHFDTTRAHVANQGADPVDCPVEGARDLESDEPFKGNFSLERARSVVDEVGAERVPLVISTITNNSTAGQPVSVENTRRVRDFADEIGATFVIDACRFAENAGFVRRREDEFTDADIDEIAREQLGYADAIVMSGKKDGLANAGGFVATDDEALFERCKQRAILYEGFPTYGGMSGRDVAALAVGLREAVEEAYVADRIDGVRAFADLLEDAGVPIYTPPGGHAVYLDAGAALPHLDSDEFPGQALVCELYREGGVRGVELGSFAFPDTDRPELVRLAVPRRTYHTEHFEHVAETAATVIEKRESVAGLEITSEPENRELRHFTADLEPVSPSQ; encoded by the coding sequence ATGGTCGCGTACAAGACGAAAGTAGCAGAACGGATCCACCTCCCCTCTCGAGACCGGCGCGAACGGGCGCTGGCCGAGGCGGGGTACAACGTCTTCAATCTCGACGCCGAGGACGTCTTCGTCGATCTCCTGACCGACAGCGGCACCGGCGCGATGAGCGACGCCCAGTGGGCGGCCGTCATGCGCGGCGACGAGTCCTACGCCGGCTCGCGTAGCTTCGACGAACTCGAGTCCGCCGTCCGGGATGTGATGGGCTTCTCGCGTGTCGTCCCGACCCATCAGGGTCGGGGTGCGGAGAACGTCCTCTACGGGACGCTGCTCTCGGAGGGCGACGTCGCGCTCAACAACACCCACTTCGATACGACGCGGGCCCACGTCGCGAACCAGGGGGCTGACCCGGTCGACTGCCCCGTCGAGGGGGCCCGCGACCTCGAGTCGGACGAGCCATTTAAGGGGAACTTCTCACTCGAGCGCGCCCGCTCGGTCGTCGACGAGGTGGGCGCCGAGCGCGTGCCGCTGGTGATCTCGACGATCACGAACAACTCGACGGCGGGTCAGCCGGTCTCCGTCGAGAACACCCGCCGTGTCCGCGACTTCGCCGACGAGATCGGGGCGACGTTCGTCATCGACGCCTGTCGATTCGCCGAGAACGCCGGCTTCGTCCGGCGCCGCGAGGACGAGTTCACGGACGCCGATATCGACGAGATCGCCCGCGAACAGCTCGGCTACGCCGACGCGATCGTCATGAGCGGCAAGAAGGACGGGCTGGCCAACGCCGGCGGCTTCGTCGCGACTGACGACGAGGCGCTGTTCGAGCGGTGCAAGCAGCGCGCGATCCTCTACGAGGGCTTTCCCACGTACGGCGGGATGTCCGGGCGGGACGTGGCTGCGCTGGCTGTCGGCCTCCGAGAGGCCGTCGAGGAGGCCTACGTCGCCGACCGCATCGACGGCGTCCGCGCGTTCGCGGACCTGCTCGAGGACGCCGGCGTGCCGATTTACACGCCGCCGGGGGGCCACGCCGTCTACCTCGACGCGGGCGCGGCGCTGCCCCACCTCGATTCCGACGAGTTCCCGGGCCAGGCGCTGGTCTGCGAACTGTACCGAGAAGGCGGCGTCCGCGGGGTCGAACTCGGGAGCTTCGCGTTCCCCGATACGGACCGGCCGGAACTGGTCCGCCTCGCAGTGCCCCGTCGCACCTATCACACCGAACACTTCGAACACGTCGCGGAGACTGCCGCGACGGTCATCGAGAAGCGCGAGTCGGTCGCCGGGCTCGAGATCACGTCCGAACCCGAAAATCGCGAGTTACGTCACTTCACGGCTGACCTCGAGCCGGTTTCGCCCTCACAGTAG
- a CDS encoding acyl-CoA carboxylase subunit beta yields the protein MELRVNTAATDQEAQAIAKALASHFGEEVELYPKRGDELLATAAPDESAIPADASEAAAEALEAATGDGGTENAASSGDGLGPTDREERLREEIDDILEGGPEKYRERLSEQGKLFVRDRLDLWFGENGLQFEDGKFANFDSWHPSGREGEAESGDRLPADGLITGAAEFEGRDVHFMANDFTVKAGSMAEKGVEKFLRMQQRALKTGRPVLYLMDSSGGRIDQQTGFFANREGIGKYYYNHSMLSGRVPQICVLYGPCIAGAAYTPVFADFTVMVRDMSAMAIASPRMVEMVTGEDIDLDELGGPDVHARHSGSADLIAEDEEHARELVAKLISYLPDNADEKPPQTEGRAPERSPAGIDSVVPQAPNRGYDMFDVIERVVDADSVLELRPEYGSEIITAFARIDGRPVGIVANQPKQRAGAIFPDAAEKAAQFIWTCDAYDVPLLYLCDTPGFMAGSGVEKEGILEQGKRMIYATSSATVPKQSVVVRKAYGAGIYAMSGPAYDPESVLGLPSGEIAIMGPEAAINAVYANKLAAIDDPEERAEKERELREEYREDIDVHRMASEVVIDEIVPPSELRDELEARFAFYETVEKDLPDKKHGTIL from the coding sequence ATGGAACTCAGAGTCAACACCGCCGCGACGGATCAGGAGGCACAGGCGATCGCGAAGGCGCTGGCGTCCCACTTCGGGGAGGAGGTGGAACTCTACCCGAAGCGGGGCGACGAGCTCCTCGCGACGGCCGCGCCGGACGAGAGCGCGATCCCCGCCGACGCGAGCGAGGCGGCTGCGGAAGCGCTTGAGGCCGCGACTGGCGACGGCGGAACCGAAAACGCCGCGTCGTCCGGCGACGGCCTCGGGCCGACCGACCGCGAGGAACGGCTTCGCGAAGAGATCGACGACATCCTCGAGGGCGGCCCCGAGAAGTACCGCGAGCGGCTCTCCGAGCAGGGGAAGCTGTTCGTCCGGGACCGACTGGACCTTTGGTTCGGAGAGAACGGCCTGCAGTTCGAGGACGGCAAGTTCGCCAACTTCGATTCGTGGCATCCCAGCGGACGAGAGGGCGAGGCGGAGTCGGGAGACCGACTGCCGGCGGACGGCCTCATTACCGGCGCCGCGGAGTTCGAGGGTCGGGACGTTCACTTCATGGCCAACGACTTCACCGTCAAGGCGGGCTCGATGGCCGAGAAGGGCGTCGAGAAGTTCCTCCGGATGCAACAGCGCGCGCTGAAGACCGGCCGTCCCGTCCTCTACCTGATGGACTCCTCGGGCGGCCGGATCGACCAGCAGACGGGCTTCTTCGCCAACCGCGAGGGCATCGGGAAGTACTACTACAACCACTCGATGCTCTCCGGCCGCGTGCCTCAGATCTGCGTGCTCTACGGGCCCTGTATCGCGGGAGCCGCCTACACGCCGGTCTTCGCCGACTTCACCGTCATGGTCCGGGATATGTCCGCGATGGCCATCGCCTCCCCGCGGATGGTCGAGATGGTCACTGGCGAGGACATCGACTTGGACGAGTTAGGGGGGCCGGACGTCCATGCCCGCCACTCCGGCAGCGCGGACCTCATCGCTGAGGACGAGGAGCACGCCCGCGAACTCGTCGCGAAGCTGATCAGCTACCTGCCGGACAACGCGGACGAGAAACCGCCACAGACCGAGGGGCGGGCGCCCGAACGCTCGCCCGCCGGAATCGACTCCGTCGTGCCGCAGGCGCCGAACCGCGGCTACGACATGTTCGACGTCATCGAGCGCGTCGTCGACGCCGACTCGGTGCTTGAGCTCCGCCCCGAGTACGGTTCCGAGATCATCACCGCCTTCGCCCGCATCGACGGCCGACCGGTCGGCATCGTCGCCAACCAGCCGAAACAGCGCGCGGGGGCGATCTTCCCCGACGCTGCAGAGAAGGCCGCGCAGTTCATCTGGACCTGCGACGCCTACGACGTGCCGCTGCTCTATCTGTGTGACACGCCCGGCTTCATGGCCGGCTCCGGAGTCGAGAAGGAGGGGATCCTCGAGCAGGGCAAGCGGATGATCTACGCGACGTCGTCGGCGACGGTGCCCAAGCAGTCCGTGGTCGTCCGGAAGGCCTACGGCGCGGGGATCTACGCGATGTCCGGCCCCGCCTACGATCCCGAGAGCGTGCTCGGGCTACCCAGCGGCGAGATCGCCATCATGGGCCCCGAGGCGGCGATCAACGCCGTCTACGCGAACAAGCTGGCCGCGATCGACGATCCCGAGGAGCGCGCCGAAAAAGAACGAGAGCTCCGCGAGGAGTACCGCGAGGACATCGACGTCCACCGGATGGCCAGCGAGGTCGTCATCGACGAGATCGTGCCGCCAAGCGAGCTTCGAGACGAACTCGAGGCCCGCTTCGCGTTCTACGAGACCGTCGAGAAGGACCTGCCGGACAAGAAACACGGAACGATCCTCTGA
- a CDS encoding sugar ABC transporter substrate-binding protein yields the protein MSTEQTDADVFEEIDPDPDAVLAEFGVDSPEELVADGGAHDPTTDDEIDVDDTTAAELFDDLEGQATETRALEEWNPDDDAIDVPVEVTDGESPPEFEEFEAAFVGDATVAGREDEGLVESTAAELNAVAERVFRSDETPTDDEAEAPLESELITEAETPTATGSEESTATDEGDSGPVTDARDAARSDVSGSDRTLTFSQATDGMELVGEPTTTRVESDVFGCAGADEC from the coding sequence ATGAGCACAGAGCAGACGGACGCGGACGTGTTCGAAGAGATCGACCCCGATCCCGACGCGGTGCTGGCCGAGTTCGGCGTGGACTCTCCCGAGGAGCTCGTCGCCGACGGCGGCGCACACGATCCCACTACCGACGACGAAATTGACGTCGACGATACGACGGCCGCCGAACTGTTCGACGACCTCGAGGGTCAGGCCACCGAGACTCGAGCACTCGAGGAATGGAACCCCGACGACGACGCGATCGATGTGCCGGTCGAGGTGACCGACGGGGAGTCTCCGCCCGAATTCGAGGAGTTCGAGGCGGCCTTCGTCGGCGATGCGACGGTCGCCGGCCGCGAGGACGAGGGGCTCGTCGAGTCGACGGCCGCCGAACTCAACGCCGTCGCTGAGCGCGTATTCAGGTCTGACGAGACGCCCACTGATGATGAGGCCGAGGCGCCGCTCGAGTCCGAACTGATAACCGAGGCCGAAACGCCGACTGCGACCGGTTCCGAGGAATCGACTGCTACGGACGAGGGCGACAGCGGACCGGTGACGGACGCTCGAGACGCCGCTCGAAGCGACGTTTCCGGTTCCGACCGGACGCTCACCTTCTCTCAGGCAACGGACGGGATGGAACTCGTCGGTGAGCCGACGACGACGCGAGTCGAGAGCGACGTCTTCGGCTGTGCCGGCGCGGACGAGTGCTGA
- a CDS encoding aspartate kinase yields MRVVAKFGGTSLGSGDRINRAADSVAAAVEGGHEIAVVASAMGSTTDDLLDEITFETDEEDRAQIVSMGERTSVRMLKAALSARGIDATFLEPGSDDWPVVTDEYGEVNVEETKKRALEVADEMDATVPVITGFLAEGPDGSITTLGRGGSDTTAVMMGKYMDADEVVIVTDVEGVMTGDPHVVEGARNVGEISVDELRNLSFRGAEVVAPSALSYKDGELDVRVVHYQHGDLLSGGTSIEGEFKNLVDLRERPLACLTVAGRAIRNEPGIFNHLSEALAESDINVDAVASGMDTVTFYIDEEEAERAENILHREVIARDELSSVTVDSPVAVVRVTGGELPNQPGIISEIVNPLTEARIHLNDIITSATSVALFVDWDDREETLELTQDLF; encoded by the coding sequence ATGCGCGTAGTCGCCAAGTTCGGCGGAACGAGCCTCGGTAGCGGGGATCGGATCAACCGCGCTGCCGATTCGGTCGCCGCCGCCGTCGAGGGCGGCCACGAAATCGCCGTCGTCGCCAGCGCGATGGGGTCGACCACCGACGACCTGCTCGACGAGATCACGTTCGAGACCGACGAGGAGGACCGCGCCCAGATCGTCAGCATGGGCGAGCGAACCTCGGTGCGGATGCTCAAGGCCGCGCTCTCCGCCCGCGGTATCGACGCGACCTTCCTAGAGCCCGGCAGCGACGACTGGCCGGTCGTCACCGACGAGTACGGCGAGGTCAACGTCGAGGAGACGAAAAAGCGCGCCCTCGAGGTCGCCGACGAGATGGACGCGACGGTCCCAGTCATCACCGGCTTCCTCGCCGAGGGCCCCGACGGCTCGATCACGACGTTGGGCCGGGGCGGCAGCGACACCACGGCGGTCATGATGGGCAAGTACATGGACGCCGACGAGGTCGTCATCGTCACCGACGTCGAGGGCGTCATGACCGGCGACCCCCACGTCGTCGAAGGGGCCCGGAACGTCGGCGAGATCTCGGTCGACGAACTGCGGAACCTCTCGTTCCGCGGAGCCGAAGTCGTCGCCCCCTCTGCGCTCTCCTACAAGGACGGCGAACTCGACGTCCGCGTCGTCCACTACCAGCACGGCGACCTGCTCTCCGGCGGGACGAGCATCGAGGGCGAGTTCAAGAACCTCGTCGACCTGCGCGAGCGACCGCTGGCCTGTCTGACCGTCGCCGGCCGCGCGATCCGGAACGAACCGGGCATCTTCAACCACCTCTCCGAGGCGCTGGCCGAGAGCGACATCAACGTCGACGCCGTCGCCAGCGGAATGGACACCGTCACCTTCTACATCGACGAGGAGGAGGCCGAACGCGCCGAGAACATTCTCCACCGCGAGGTCATCGCCCGTGACGAACTCTCCTCCGTCACCGTCGACTCGCCGGTCGCGGTCGTCCGCGTCACCGGCGGCGAACTCCCCAACCAGCCCGGGATCATCAGCGAGATCGTCAACCCGCTGACCGAGGCGCGGATCCACCTCAACGACATCATCACCAGCGCGACCAGCGTCGCGCTGTTCGTCGACTGGGACGACCGCGAGGAGACCCTCGAGTTGACCCAGGACCTCTTCTAG
- a CDS encoding acyl-CoA dehydrogenase family protein: MNFEDTQERKLIRQTATEIADRYGPEHWREKEEAGEFSTEFWDELGEAGFHGLLVPEEYDGAGMGMEEMGLAMETLCAEGCGMAGTWYLVLTAGMAAVGLREHGTDEQKERYLTDIATGARNFSIGITEPEAGTNTLNVATRAEKDGDEYVLNGKKAWITFADRADNMILVTRTTPRDDVERGTDGISLFVVDMDDPNIDVSPIPKHAINYSKSCEVFLEDVRVPAANLLGDEDDGWWVLVDMLNPERIGFAAAGTGIGKLAANAAIEYSNDREIFGAPIGTHQAVSFPITEAYAKMETAALMREKAAWLYDRGEDCGYETNVAKATAVDAGIEAVKHAMQAFGGWGYAKEYDVERWWREINLTRLAPVSQQMAYNHIGQQLGFPRSY; encoded by the coding sequence ATGAACTTCGAAGACACGCAAGAACGCAAACTGATCCGACAGACAGCGACCGAAATCGCTGACCGATACGGACCGGAGCACTGGCGCGAGAAGGAGGAAGCCGGCGAGTTCTCGACCGAGTTCTGGGACGAGCTCGGCGAGGCGGGCTTTCACGGCCTGCTGGTCCCCGAGGAGTACGACGGCGCGGGGATGGGGATGGAAGAGATGGGGCTGGCGATGGAGACTCTCTGCGCCGAGGGCTGTGGCATGGCCGGCACGTGGTACCTGGTGCTGACCGCCGGTATGGCCGCGGTCGGGCTCCGGGAGCACGGCACCGACGAGCAGAAGGAGCGGTACCTGACCGATATCGCGACGGGAGCGCGCAACTTCTCGATCGGCATCACCGAACCCGAAGCGGGGACGAACACGTTGAACGTCGCGACTCGAGCCGAAAAGGACGGCGACGAGTACGTCCTCAACGGGAAGAAGGCCTGGATCACGTTCGCCGACCGCGCGGACAACATGATCCTCGTGACGCGGACGACCCCTCGCGACGACGTCGAGCGCGGCACCGACGGCATCAGCCTCTTCGTCGTCGACATGGACGACCCGAACATCGACGTCTCGCCGATCCCCAAACACGCGATAAACTACTCGAAGTCCTGTGAGGTCTTTCTCGAGGACGTCCGCGTTCCCGCGGCAAACCTGCTGGGCGACGAGGACGACGGCTGGTGGGTGCTCGTGGACATGCTCAATCCCGAGCGCATCGGCTTCGCGGCCGCGGGCACCGGAATCGGCAAACTCGCCGCGAACGCCGCGATCGAGTACAGCAACGACCGCGAGATCTTCGGCGCGCCGATCGGCACCCATCAGGCCGTCTCGTTCCCGATCACCGAGGCCTACGCGAAGATGGAGACTGCCGCACTCATGCGCGAGAAGGCCGCGTGGCTCTACGATCGAGGCGAAGACTGTGGCTACGAGACCAACGTCGCGAAGGCAACGGCCGTCGACGCCGGAATCGAGGCCGTCAAGCATGCGATGCAGGCCTTCGGCGGCTGGGGGTACGCGAAAGAGTACGACGTCGAACGCTGGTGGCGCGAGATCAACCTCACCCGACTCGCGCCCGTCTCCCAGCAGATGGCCTACAACCACATCGGTCAGCAACTCGGCTTCCCGAGATCGTACTGA
- a CDS encoding ATP-binding cassette domain-containing protein has translation MNAIDAQHVELTYADGTEAVTDLVLEVPEGEFFGFLGANGAGKTTTIKVLTTLLVPTGGTVTVNGYDVETESRSVRESIGYMAQETSIDPELTARENIRFACEAYGVSGADRDERIDDLLDLVDLADVADKQAKGFSGGMKKRLDAATALVHEPPIVFLDEPTTGLDPKARNRLWDYFERINDRGTTIFLTTQYLEEADQLCDRIGVIRDGEIVASGSPAELKDRVGGAVLEVELGDSDDETRERALEVALEADVFDETAIEVTDEGLSVRSTAARQRGPELLVALKEADVPVTGFNVRDPTLDDVFLAITGEGLDDEEAATEPTDETGEPDDASAAAEVGR, from the coding sequence ATGAACGCAATCGACGCCCAGCACGTCGAACTGACGTACGCGGACGGAACGGAGGCCGTCACCGACCTCGTGCTCGAGGTTCCGGAGGGCGAGTTCTTCGGCTTCCTCGGCGCGAACGGCGCCGGGAAGACGACGACGATCAAGGTCCTGACGACGCTGCTCGTGCCGACCGGCGGCACCGTCACCGTCAACGGGTACGACGTCGAGACCGAATCGCGGTCGGTCCGCGAGTCGATCGGCTACATGGCCCAGGAGACCAGCATCGACCCGGAACTCACGGCCCGCGAGAACATCCGCTTCGCCTGCGAGGCCTACGGCGTCTCGGGCGCCGACCGCGACGAGCGGATCGACGACCTGCTCGACCTCGTCGACCTAGCCGACGTCGCGGACAAGCAGGCCAAGGGGTTCTCCGGTGGGATGAAAAAGCGTCTCGACGCCGCCACGGCACTGGTTCACGAACCGCCGATCGTCTTTTTGGACGAGCCGACCACCGGCCTCGACCCGAAGGCCCGCAACCGCCTCTGGGACTACTTCGAGCGGATCAACGACCGGGGCACGACGATCTTCCTGACGACGCAGTACTTGGAGGAGGCCGACCAACTCTGCGACCGGATCGGCGTCATTCGCGACGGTGAAATCGTCGCCTCGGGGTCACCCGCCGAACTCAAGGACCGGGTCGGCGGCGCCGTCCTCGAGGTCGAACTCGGCGACTCCGACGACGAGACGCGCGAGCGGGCCCTGGAGGTCGCCCTCGAGGCCGACGTCTTCGACGAGACGGCGATCGAGGTCACCGACGAGGGGCTCAGCGTCCGGTCGACGGCGGCCCGGCAGCGGGGGCCGGAGCTGCTCGTCGCGCTGAAGGAGGCGGACGTTCCTGTCACGGGATTCAACGTTCGCGATCCGACGCTCGACGACGTCTTCCTCGCGATCACGGGAGAGGGACTCGACGACGAGGAGGCGGCGACCGAGCCGACGGATGAGACCGGCGAGCCGGACGACGCATCGGCGGCCGCGGAGGTGGGCCGATGA